One stretch of Nitrospiraceae bacterium DNA includes these proteins:
- a CDS encoding isocitrate/isopropylmalate dehydrogenase family protein yields MYKITLIPGDGVGPEISDATTRVIEATGVKIEWDVQNAGEEVYQKEGSPLPQRVIDSIRKNEIAIKGPVTTPVGKGFRSVNVALRQELDLYCCLRPCKSFKGVRSRYENIDLVIVRENTEDLYAGIEFQKGSDETKKLIEFIKTSTKNNIRDDSGISIKPISVYGTERIVKFAFEYARKNKRKKVTSVHKANIMKFSDGLFLEVSRNVAAKYPDIEFEDRIVDNMCMQLVQKPELYDVIVLPNLYGDILSDLAAGLIGGLGLAPGANIGDKIAVFEPTHGSAPKYKGLNKINPIAMMLSGVMMLRHLNESNAAQKLENAIASVIEEGKHVTYDMKSRPDDPGAAKTSEVADEIIKKLKQ; encoded by the coding sequence ATGTATAAAATAACCCTTATCCCAGGAGACGGCGTAGGACCTGAGATTTCAGACGCAACAACCCGAGTGATAGAAGCAACAGGCGTAAAAATAGAATGGGACGTCCAGAATGCAGGAGAAGAAGTTTATCAAAAAGAAGGCAGCCCGCTTCCTCAGCGCGTAATCGACTCTATAAGAAAAAATGAAATTGCGATTAAAGGTCCTGTTACAACACCTGTTGGGAAGGGATTCAGAAGCGTAAATGTTGCCTTAAGACAGGAACTGGATCTTTATTGCTGCCTGAGGCCTTGCAAAAGCTTTAAGGGCGTACGCTCCAGATACGAAAATATAGATCTTGTTATTGTCAGGGAAAATACAGAAGACTTGTATGCTGGAATCGAATTTCAAAAAGGCTCAGACGAAACAAAAAAACTTATTGAATTTATAAAAACCTCTACAAAAAATAATATAAGGGATGATTCTGGCATAAGCATTAAACCAATATCTGTTTATGGCACTGAAAGAATAGTAAAATTTGCTTTCGAATACGCAAGAAAGAACAAAAGAAAGAAGGTCACATCAGTGCACAAAGCAAATATAATGAAATTTTCTGACGGTCTTTTTCTTGAAGTTTCAAGAAATGTGGCTGCAAAATATCCTGACATAGAATTTGAAGACAGGATTGTGGACAACATGTGCATGCAGCTGGTGCAGAAGCCGGAACTTTATGATGTCATTGTACTGCCTAATCTATACGGTGACATACTCTCAGACCTTGCCGCAGGTTTGATTGGTGGGCTTGGTCTTGCCCCAGGCGCAAATATCGGAGATAAGATAGCAGTATTCGAGCCGACACACGGCAGCGCTCCAAAATACAAAGGCTTGAACAAGATTAATCCAATTGCTATGATGCTCTCAGGAGTTATGATGTTGAGACATCTTAATGAATCAAATGCCGCACAAAAACTTGAGAATGCAATTGCAAGCGTTATAGAGGAAGGGAAACACGTAACCTATGACATGAAGTCAAGGCCTGACGACCCAGGCGCTGCAAAAACATCAGAAGTCGCTGATGAAATCATTAAGAAACTAAAACAATAG
- a CDS encoding hemolysin family protein, with protein sequence MELNIIFLLFVVAFSLFAIAILSSSESSFIAVNKIRIRNLLEKGDKRAKVVQKILDEHDKLFSAVILSGNLFTVLATSIGTALALEYFGEDGIIIATIVMTFLTVVFGELAPKTFAVTYAEKVSLFLATPLEIYIKILSPLVWIFKVSSNFIIKLFGGEARPVSALITEEEIKTMIKIGEEEGTLETEEKEMLHNVFKFGDKVVTEVMVPRTEIVSIPFDGTVDDALKLVSKEGYSRYPVIMENIDNIVGILYVKDILIKASKKNIQKNLSIKDLVREAYYIPENKMATELLDEMQKNKFQIAIIVDEYGGTSGLITLEDIIEEIVGGLQDEFEGMESEKEVEVIDERTFIVAGQTGIDEVNELVGTEVLTGDFHTIGGFVFGLFRRLPKIGEQVRYHNLRFLILEMEDKKIAKLKITKI encoded by the coding sequence ATGGAACTTAATATTATATTTCTTCTTTTCGTCGTTGCATTTTCGCTTTTCGCGATAGCAATACTTTCGAGTTCTGAATCCTCTTTCATTGCTGTAAACAAGATCCGCATAAGAAATCTTCTTGAGAAAGGCGATAAAAGAGCAAAGGTTGTTCAGAAGATACTCGACGAACATGACAAGCTCTTCAGTGCCGTAATCCTGTCAGGAAATCTTTTTACAGTGCTTGCAACCTCAATAGGAACAGCACTGGCTCTTGAATATTTTGGAGAAGACGGGATAATCATAGCAACAATAGTGATGACATTTCTCACAGTTGTTTTTGGAGAACTTGCACCCAAAACCTTTGCAGTGACTTATGCCGAAAAGGTCTCTTTGTTCCTCGCAACACCCCTTGAGATTTATATTAAAATCTTATCTCCTCTCGTATGGATATTTAAAGTATCATCTAACTTCATCATCAAATTATTCGGCGGAGAAGCAAGGCCTGTATCAGCCCTTATTACAGAAGAAGAGATAAAGACAATGATAAAGATCGGTGAAGAAGAAGGCACGCTTGAAACAGAAGAAAAAGAGATGCTGCATAATGTATTTAAGTTCGGAGACAAGGTCGTCACAGAAGTAATGGTCCCACGTACAGAAATAGTCTCGATACCTTTTGATGGGACTGTTGACGATGCATTAAAACTTGTTTCCAAAGAAGGGTATTCTCGTTATCCTGTTATCATGGAAAACATAGACAACATCGTAGGCATTCTCTATGTAAAAGATATACTGATAAAAGCCTCTAAGAAAAACATACAGAAAAACCTGTCAATAAAAGATCTTGTAAGAGAAGCCTATTACATTCCTGAAAACAAAATGGCTACTGAGCTTCTTGATGAGATGCAGAAAAATAAATTCCAGATCGCGATAATCGTTGATGAATACGGAGGGACTTCTGGGTTAATAACACTCGAAGATATCATTGAGGAAATCGTCGGAGGACTTCAGGACGAATTCGAGGGAATGGAATCAGAAAAAGAAGTTGAAGTTATCGACGAAAGAACTTTTATAGTTGCCGGTCAGACAGGCATCGATGAAGTAAATGAGCTCGTCGGGACTGAAGTTTTAACAGGCGATTTTCATACAATCGGAGGATTTGTTTTCGGGTTATTCAGAAGACTTCCTAAAATAGGCGAGCAGGTCAGATATCACAATCTCCGTTTTCTCATACTGGAAATGGAAGACAAGAAAATAGCAAAACTCAAGATTACAAAAATTTAA
- a CDS encoding MBL fold metallo-hydrolase encodes MKIQFLGAAKTVTGSCFFLETAETKILVDCGMFQGNNSHTTNKNPFSFNPSEIEYLLLTHAHMDHSGMIPKLVKEGFRGDIISTPATLDLVKPMLLDSAHIQESDAAWLTRKALRSGGEPVEPLYTTADVEEALKFFKGVPYRQIEHKGKGITFRFVDAGHILGSSSLELWFQDSPQKKKILFSGDIGKKGNPIMHDPAITSDANYIVIESTYGNRLHRNFDDTVNELAEAIKTTFTRGGNVIIPAFAVGRTQDLLYVLNQLVREKRLYKINVYIDSPLAEEITKKYLSHPELYDEEAKSLLNQGLSDGIKITFTHSVEESMALNKIKSRAIIIAGSGMCEGGRVQHHLKHNLWRSESSVIFTGFQAKGTLGRKIVDGSRVVPVLGENIAVRARIYTLGGFSAHADQKELLEWLEEFKDHPEIFVVHGEEETALKFAELIKERFGFKTHVPDKGEIFEL; translated from the coding sequence TTGAAGATACAATTTTTAGGTGCAGCCAAAACAGTAACAGGAAGCTGTTTCTTTCTTGAAACAGCAGAGACTAAAATACTTGTCGATTGTGGGATGTTTCAGGGAAATAATTCACATACAACCAACAAAAATCCATTTTCTTTTAATCCATCAGAAATCGAATATCTTTTACTGACACATGCGCATATGGACCATAGCGGAATGATACCAAAACTTGTTAAGGAAGGCTTTAGGGGAGATATCATATCAACTCCTGCAACATTAGATCTTGTTAAGCCTATGCTTCTTGATTCTGCACACATTCAGGAGTCAGATGCTGCATGGCTTACAAGAAAGGCATTGCGTTCAGGCGGAGAACCTGTCGAACCTCTTTACACAACTGCAGATGTTGAAGAAGCCCTGAAATTCTTTAAAGGAGTTCCATACAGACAGATTGAACACAAAGGAAAGGGAATCACATTCAGATTTGTTGATGCCGGTCATATACTGGGATCATCCAGCCTTGAACTCTGGTTTCAGGATAGTCCGCAGAAAAAGAAAATTCTCTTCTCAGGCGACATTGGGAAAAAAGGCAATCCTATAATGCATGACCCGGCAATTACATCTGATGCTAATTATATTGTGATCGAATCAACCTATGGCAACAGACTTCACAGAAATTTTGACGATACTGTTAATGAGCTTGCTGAAGCAATAAAGACAACATTCACCAGAGGAGGCAATGTCATAATCCCTGCATTCGCAGTTGGAAGAACTCAGGATCTTCTCTATGTGTTGAATCAACTCGTCCGCGAAAAGAGACTTTATAAAATTAATGTATATATCGACAGTCCGTTGGCTGAAGAGATAACAAAAAAATATCTTTCGCATCCAGAACTCTATGATGAAGAAGCAAAGAGTCTTCTTAATCAGGGTCTTTCTGATGGCATAAAGATTACATTTACACATTCAGTCGAGGAATCAATGGCTCTGAATAAAATAAAATCTCGGGCAATAATCATTGCAGGAAGCGGAATGTGCGAAGGAGGAAGAGTACAGCATCATCTTAAGCATAATCTCTGGAGGTCCGAGAGCAGTGTTATATTCACAGGATTTCAGGCAAAGGGAACATTAGGCAGGAAGATTGTTGATGGTTCAAGGGTTGTGCCTGTGCTTGGAGAAAACATTGCTGTCAGGGCAAGGATATACACACTTGGAGGATTCTCTGCACATGCAGACCAGAAAGAACTTCTCGAGTGGCTCGAGGAATTCAAAGATCATCCTGAGATATTCGTTGTGCATGGTGAAGAGGAAACAGCCTTAAAGTTCGCTGAATTAATAAAAGAACGCTTCGGCTTTAAAACCCATGTTCCTGATAAAGGAGAGATTTTTGAGTTGTGA
- the metG gene encoding methionine--tRNA ligase subunit beta, translating into MITIEDFTKIELKIGKVLEANRVEGSNKLIVMKVDTGEERQIVAGIGKAYAPEELIGKSIVVVANLEPAKLMGVESQGMLLAASDDEGKLSVISPEREVKAGARVK; encoded by the coding sequence GTGATCACGATTGAGGATTTTACAAAGATTGAATTGAAGATCGGTAAGGTGTTAGAAGCAAACAGGGTGGAAGGCTCTAATAAATTAATTGTAATGAAGGTAGATACAGGCGAGGAAAGGCAGATAGTGGCAGGAATCGGCAAGGCATATGCGCCTGAAGAACTTATCGGCAAGTCTATTGTCGTTGTAGCAAATCTCGAGCCTGCAAAACTTATGGGTGTTGAATCTCAAGGAATGCTTCTTGCCGCATCTGATGACGAAGGAAAGCTTTCTGTGATTTCTCCTGAAAGAGAAGTCAAGGCAGGGGCAAGGGTAAAATAA
- the coaD gene encoding pantetheine-phosphate adenylyltransferase — protein sequence MNKVAVCPGTFDPITNGHIDIIKRGLRIFDEVIVAITTAQKKQPLFTVEERLEIIKDVFKNCKNVRVEKFDGLLIDYVKARSGLSIIRGLRAISDFEYEFQMALMNRRLNLSVETVFMMPSEEYTFLTSTIIKEIASFGGTVKGLVPQVVEEALRRKFRRQ from the coding sequence ATGAATAAGGTAGCGGTATGCCCGGGCACATTTGACCCGATAACAAACGGCCACATTGATATTATCAAAAGAGGGCTCAGAATATTTGATGAGGTGATTGTTGCGATCACCACAGCCCAGAAAAAACAGCCGTTATTCACAGTTGAAGAGAGACTGGAAATCATAAAAGATGTTTTCAAAAATTGCAAAAATGTAAGAGTGGAAAAATTCGACGGTCTGCTTATTGACTATGTAAAAGCAAGAAGCGGACTCAGCATAATAAGGGGCTTAAGGGCTATATCTGATTTCGAATATGAATTTCAGATGGCTCTGATGAACAGAAGACTGAACCTCTCTGTCGAGACTGTGTTCATGATGCCGTCTGAAGAATATACATTCCTTACGTCAACTATAATTAAAGAAATTGCATCATTCGGAGGCACAGTAAAGGGACTTGTTCCTCAAGTTGTTGAAGAAGCTTTAAGAAGAAAATTTAGGAGGCAGTAG
- the rsmD gene encoding 16S rRNA (guanine(966)-N(2))-methyltransferase RsmD, which yields MKLRISGGEFKGRKISSKKRKTSSNDQDSLRPTSAKVRESIFNIIAGIHEGFIFIDLYAGTGAVGIEAISRGAAKVFFIETDRKRSSYIQKMIDKYNCADKADVTCSCADDFIRNAIDEGMKADVIFVDPPYHSNELDNIMEILSDGQMLSDDGIIIAEHHSKKKLSEETGNLRQKKTYKYGDTTLTLFRKAE from the coding sequence ATGAAACTGCGAATATCAGGCGGAGAGTTTAAAGGCAGAAAGATAAGCTCAAAAAAAAGAAAGACTTCTTCTAATGATCAAGACTCATTAAGGCCTACTTCGGCAAAGGTAAGGGAATCGATATTCAACATAATTGCAGGGATTCACGAAGGGTTTATATTCATTGACCTGTATGCAGGGACAGGCGCAGTTGGCATCGAAGCAATAAGCAGAGGAGCGGCAAAGGTTTTTTTTATCGAGACAGACAGAAAAAGATCTTCGTATATTCAAAAGATGATCGATAAGTACAATTGCGCTGACAAAGCAGATGTTACATGTTCTTGCGCAGATGATTTTATAAGAAATGCGATTGATGAAGGCATGAAGGCTGATGTGATCTTTGTTGATCCGCCTTATCATTCGAATGAGCTTGATAATATAATGGAGATTTTGTCTGATGGCCAGATGCTTAGCGATGATGGTATAATCATTGCCGAGCATCATTCAAAAAAGAAATTGTCTGAAGAGACAGGGAATCTCAGGCAGAAGAAGACTTATAAATACGGTGATACAACATTAACTTTGTTTAGGAAGGCAGAATGA
- the purN gene encoding phosphoribosylglycinamide formyltransferase: MLKIGVLASGRGSNFQAIIDSIKKGAVKAKIKILITDVPSAYVVERAKKHSIDHLYLNPAAFETKNDFFSAIADELKSRDVELVVLAGFMRIVKKPLIDAFRNKIINIHPALLPSFPGLHGQKQALDYGVRISGCTVHFVDEGMDTGPIIIQAAVPVLPDDTDDALSERILSYEHKIFPEAIRLFAEGRLEMRGRKVFINKHAAKSLNIVNPPLKK, encoded by the coding sequence ATGTTGAAAATAGGCGTTCTTGCATCAGGACGCGGTTCTAATTTTCAGGCAATAATCGATTCCATTAAAAAAGGCGCTGTCAAGGCAAAGATAAAAATACTGATAACAGATGTTCCTTCTGCTTACGTTGTTGAGAGGGCTAAAAAACACAGTATAGATCATCTTTATTTAAATCCCGCTGCATTTGAGACAAAAAATGATTTTTTTTCAGCGATTGCTGATGAGCTTAAATCAAGAGATGTTGAACTGGTGGTGCTTGCAGGATTTATGAGGATTGTTAAAAAACCCTTAATAGATGCATTCAGAAACAAGATAATAAATATCCATCCTGCGCTTCTTCCTTCATTTCCAGGGCTTCATGGGCAGAAGCAGGCACTTGATTATGGTGTGAGAATTTCCGGCTGCACTGTTCATTTTGTTGATGAAGGGATGGATACAGGTCCGATAATCATTCAGGCAGCGGTTCCGGTTCTGCCCGATGATACTGATGATGCGCTTTCAGAGCGGATACTCAGTTATGAGCATAAGATTTTTCCTGAGGCTATAAGGCTTTTCGCTGAAGGCAGACTTGAAATGCGAGGCAGAAAAGTTTTTATAAATAAGCATGCGGCCAAGTCCTTGAATATAGTAAATCCCCCATTAAAGAAATAG